In Blastopirellula sp. J2-11, a single genomic region encodes these proteins:
- a CDS encoding transposase family protein, whose protein sequence is MAKKGKKKRITKRVVAEAELRELAKYFQSLDDSRSHVNQRHKLVNVVLIAMCAVIAGADGPTAIEWLAGRLQLPT, encoded by the coding sequence GTGGCGAAGAAAGGGAAGAAGAAGCGGATCACGAAACGGGTTGTCGCCGAGGCGGAACTTCGGGAATTGGCGAAATATTTTCAGTCGCTTGACGACTCGCGGTCGCATGTGAATCAGCGACATAAGTTGGTCAATGTCGTGCTCATTGCGATGTGCGCCGTGATCGCCGGTGCGGACGGGCCGACGGCGATTGAGTGGTTGGCCGGACGGTTACAGTTACCGACATAA